The Bos indicus x Bos taurus breed Angus x Brahman F1 hybrid chromosome 25, Bos_hybrid_MaternalHap_v2.0, whole genome shotgun sequence genome has a window encoding:
- the EMP2 gene encoding epithelial membrane protein 2: MLVLLAFIIVFHITSAALLFVATIDNAWWVGEEFFADIWKVCVNNTNCTELNDSVQDFSTVQAVQATMILSTILCCIAFLIFLLQLFRLKQGERFVLTSIIQLMACLCVMIAASIYTDRRKDIHEKNEDLYAQTSGGSFGYSFILAWVAFAFTFISGLMYLILRKRK, translated from the exons ATGTTGGTGCTTCTGGCCTTCATCATCGTCTTCCACATCACGTCTGCGGCCTTGCTCTTCGTCGCCACCATCGACAAT GCCTGGTGGGTAGGAGAGGAGTTTTTTGCAGACATCTGGAAAGTGTGTGTCAACAATACGAACTGTACGGAACTCAATGACTCTGTTCAAG ACTTCTCCACGGTGCAGGCGGTCCAGGCCACCATGATCCTGTCCACCATCCTCTGCTGCATCGCCTTTCTGATCTTCTTGCTCCAACTCTTCCGCCTCAAGCAGGGAGAGAGATTTGTTTTAACCTCCATCATCCAGCTCATGGCTT GCCTGTGTGTCATGATCGCAGCTTCCATTTACACAGACCGGCGCAAAGACATTCACGAGAAGAACGAAGATCTGTATGCCCAGACCTCGGGCGGCAGCTTCGGCTACTCCTTCATCCTCGCCTGGGTGGCCTttgctttcaccttcatcagcgGCCTCATGTATCTGATACTGAGGAAGCGCAAATAG